A single genomic interval of Centropristis striata isolate RG_2023a ecotype Rhode Island chromosome 8, C.striata_1.0, whole genome shotgun sequence harbors:
- the LOC131976713 gene encoding uncharacterized protein LOC131976713 isoform X2 — protein MKLPQIAHRQDMVFSLVLTYGQQSVEMTRNVLMEMNRTDLVQRLLDSSSGPKKKHSLDEHLSALIHKVATMAAVKELLSETLNDLSYEELETFKWLLEFMFFQRSLPLFSQRILLCGSEVEDLVDLMVEVCGQQSVEVVKEVFMNMNRTDLVQRLPETSSGHEAAGSSAEAFGVKTAEREKHSVDEHWPALIQKVDTMASVIELLLETLAALTDDELENFKLILLRETDFDERLSSRSLMLPEIKHRHDIVFLLVQTDGQQSVETTEEVLKKMKRTDLVQRLSDRSSAPKEKHSDEHRPALIQGVATMSAVKQLLLETLNDLSDKELEKFKWILEETVMLKNLLSRMSPIRLTGERAELVDQMLDTFGQQSFDLTVEVVKKMNRIDLMQRLSEPSSGLKENPSVDEHRPAVLKRL, from the exons ATGAAACTGCCACAGATAGCACACAGGCAGGATATGGTGTTTTCACTGGTGCTGACCTACGGCCAACAGTCTGTGGAGATGACCAGGAACGTTTTAATGGAGATGAACAGGACTGATTTGGTGCAGAGGTTGTTAGACAGCAGCTCAGGACCCAAAA AGAAACACTCTTTGGATGAACACCTGTCTGCACTGATCCACAAA GTGGCAACAATGGCGGCTGTGAAAGAGCTGCTTTCAGAAACACTCAATGATTTGAGTTACGAGGAGCTAGAAACATTCAAGTGGTTGCTGGAGTTCATGTTCTTCCAGAGgagccttcctctcttctcacAGAGGATACTGTTATGTGGAAGTGAGGTAGAAGATCTGGTAGATTTAATGGTGGAGGTGTGCGGTCAGCAGTCTGTGGAGGTGGTGAAGGAGGTTTTCATGAACATGAACAGGACTGATCTGGTCCAAAGGCTGCCAGAGACCAGCTCAGGACACGAAG CTGCAGGATCATCAGCTGAAGCATTTGGTGTGAAAACTGCAGAGAGAG AGAAACACAGTGTGGATGAACATTGGCCTGCACTGATCCAGAAA GTGGACACGATGGCGTCTGTTATAGAGCTGCTTTTGGAAACACTGGCTGCTTTGACAGACGATGAGCTCGAGAATTTCAAGTTGATCCTTTTGCGTGAAACCGACTTCGACGAAAGACTCTCATCCAGGTCATTGATGCTGCCAGAGATAAAACACAGGCACGACATAGTGTTTTTACTGGTGCAGACTGACGGACAACAGTCTGTGGAGACGACCGAGGAGGTTTtaaagaagatgaagaggactGATCTGGTGCAGAGGTTGTCAGACAGGAGCTCAGCACCCAAAG AGAAACACTCTGATGAACATCGACCTGCACTGATCCAGGGA GTAGCAACAATGTCAGCTGTTAAACAGCTGCTTTTGGAAACTCTGAATGATTTGAGTGACAAAGAGCTCGAGAAATTCAAGTGGATCCTAGAGGAGACTGTCATGTTGAAGAATCTTTTATCCCGCATGTCACCGATAAGACTCACCGGAGAAAGGGCAGAATTAGTCGATCAGATGTTGGATACCTTTGGCCAACAGTCTTTTGACTTAACCGTGGAGGTTGTAAAGAAAATGAACAGGATTGATCTGATGCAGAGGCTGTCAGAGCCCAGCTCAGGACTCAAAg AGAACCCCTCTGTGGATGAACATCGACCTGCAGTGTTGAAGAGA CTGTAA
- the LOC131976713 gene encoding uncharacterized protein LOC131976713 isoform X1 yields MKLPQIAHRQDMVFSLVLTYGQQSVEMTRNVLMEMNRTDLVQRLLDSSSGPKKKHSLDEHLSALIHKVATMAAVKELLSETLNDLSYEELETFKWLLEFMFFQRSLPLFSQRILLCGSEVEDLVDLMVEVCGQQSVEVVKEVFMNMNRTDLVQRLPETSSGHEAAGSSAEAFGVKTAEREKHSVDEHWPALIQKVDTMASVIELLLETLAALTDDELENFKLILLRETDFDERLSSRSLMLPEIKHRHDIVFLLVQTDGQQSVETTEEVLKKMKRTDLVQRLSDRSSAPKEKHSDEHRPALIQGVATMSAVKQLLLETLNDLSDKELEKFKWILEETVMLKNLLSRMSPIRLTGERAELVDQMLDTFGQQSFDLTVEVVKKMNRIDLMQRLSEPSSGLKENPSVDEHRPAVLKRAAVKHVLLKALKGFSQKEFKKFKYLLQFTYFQKGLSWRQLGWTNSRGELVALMVENQQPMEVTKEVFMDMKRPDLVERLSETSSGLKGQRKKTQTATLHDHVCLLNV; encoded by the exons ATGAAACTGCCACAGATAGCACACAGGCAGGATATGGTGTTTTCACTGGTGCTGACCTACGGCCAACAGTCTGTGGAGATGACCAGGAACGTTTTAATGGAGATGAACAGGACTGATTTGGTGCAGAGGTTGTTAGACAGCAGCTCAGGACCCAAAA AGAAACACTCTTTGGATGAACACCTGTCTGCACTGATCCACAAA GTGGCAACAATGGCGGCTGTGAAAGAGCTGCTTTCAGAAACACTCAATGATTTGAGTTACGAGGAGCTAGAAACATTCAAGTGGTTGCTGGAGTTCATGTTCTTCCAGAGgagccttcctctcttctcacAGAGGATACTGTTATGTGGAAGTGAGGTAGAAGATCTGGTAGATTTAATGGTGGAGGTGTGCGGTCAGCAGTCTGTGGAGGTGGTGAAGGAGGTTTTCATGAACATGAACAGGACTGATCTGGTCCAAAGGCTGCCAGAGACCAGCTCAGGACACGAAG CTGCAGGATCATCAGCTGAAGCATTTGGTGTGAAAACTGCAGAGAGAG AGAAACACAGTGTGGATGAACATTGGCCTGCACTGATCCAGAAA GTGGACACGATGGCGTCTGTTATAGAGCTGCTTTTGGAAACACTGGCTGCTTTGACAGACGATGAGCTCGAGAATTTCAAGTTGATCCTTTTGCGTGAAACCGACTTCGACGAAAGACTCTCATCCAGGTCATTGATGCTGCCAGAGATAAAACACAGGCACGACATAGTGTTTTTACTGGTGCAGACTGACGGACAACAGTCTGTGGAGACGACCGAGGAGGTTTtaaagaagatgaagaggactGATCTGGTGCAGAGGTTGTCAGACAGGAGCTCAGCACCCAAAG AGAAACACTCTGATGAACATCGACCTGCACTGATCCAGGGA GTAGCAACAATGTCAGCTGTTAAACAGCTGCTTTTGGAAACTCTGAATGATTTGAGTGACAAAGAGCTCGAGAAATTCAAGTGGATCCTAGAGGAGACTGTCATGTTGAAGAATCTTTTATCCCGCATGTCACCGATAAGACTCACCGGAGAAAGGGCAGAATTAGTCGATCAGATGTTGGATACCTTTGGCCAACAGTCTTTTGACTTAACCGTGGAGGTTGTAAAGAAAATGAACAGGATTGATCTGATGCAGAGGCTGTCAGAGCCCAGCTCAGGACTCAAAg AGAACCCCTCTGTGGATGAACATCGACCTGCAGTGTTGAAGAGA gcAGCTGTAAAACATGTTCTTTTGAAAGCACTGAAGGGTTTCAGTCAAAAGGAGTTTAAGAAATTCAAGTATTTGCTGCAGTTCACGTACTTCCAGAAGGGGCTCTCATGGAGACAACTGGGCTGGACAAATAGTAGAGGTGAACTGGTGGCTCTGATGGTGGAGAACCAGCAGCCGATGGAGGTGACCAAAGAGGTTTTCATGGACATGAAAAGGCCTGATCTGGTAGAGAGGCTGTCAGAGACCAGCTCAGGACTCAAAGGtcagagaaagaaaacacaaactgcTACATTACACGATCACGTTtgtcttttaaatgtgtaa